The Desulfohalovibrio reitneri genome contains a region encoding:
- the brxF gene encoding BREX-3 system P-loop-containing protein BrxF: MAEPIHDKIKRSLQAAEGLYHRLVLLVGETGSGKTGVLREVAEEFGSSVVNVNLALSGELLELTAKQRSLRLPGILDQIADQAQSPVVLDNLEILFDKDLQQDPLRLLQSISRNRAVVASWNGIMNSGRLLYAETGHPEYRSYDSVDALIVGMDGTATVDSAKNNREAGQA, from the coding sequence ATGGCCGAACCGATTCACGACAAAATAAAACGCTCCCTCCAGGCAGCCGAAGGGCTGTATCACCGCCTGGTATTGCTGGTGGGTGAGACCGGTTCCGGCAAGACCGGCGTTCTTCGGGAAGTTGCCGAGGAGTTCGGCTCATCTGTCGTCAACGTCAATCTGGCGCTTTCAGGCGAGCTACTGGAACTGACGGCAAAGCAGCGGTCGCTTCGGTTGCCGGGCATCCTCGACCAGATCGCGGACCAGGCTCAGTCACCGGTGGTGCTGGATAATCTCGAGATCCTCTTCGACAAGGATCTCCAGCAGGACCCCTTGCGCCTGCTGCAGTCCATTTCAAGAAACCGGGCCGTGGTGGCTTCGTGGAACGGAATCATGAATTCCGGGAGGCTTTTGTACGCCGAAACCGGCCATCCCGAGTACCGCAGCTATGACTCGGTCGATGCGCTGATTGTGGGCATGGATGGCACGGCCACGGTCGATTCGGCAAAAAACAATAGAGAGGCAGGACAAGCATGA
- a CDS encoding gamma-glutamylcyclotransferase family protein, translating into MNIGDTANLNTNPEDTPETILRLFVYGTLKRGYWNHQRFCTQARSIEPAVVWGRLYHLNAGFPALEVPEGLILARGTADPLADARRQQEIGTPRFGRPTGDWDLIHGELVTFTDPLRNLPPIDRLEGFRPGGHSMYQRVMVVAARGSIACAVWTYTMYAPQNGHRVTNDNQAVFWRSRH; encoded by the coding sequence ATGAACATTGGAGACACCGCGAACCTGAACACAAACCCGGAAGACACTCCCGAGACCATCCTCCGGCTCTTCGTTTACGGCACCCTGAAACGGGGCTACTGGAACCATCAACGTTTCTGCACCCAGGCCCGCAGCATCGAACCGGCCGTGGTCTGGGGCAGGCTCTACCATCTCAACGCCGGGTTCCCGGCGCTCGAGGTGCCGGAAGGGCTGATCCTGGCCCGGGGCACCGCCGACCCGCTGGCCGACGCCCGCAGGCAGCAGGAGATCGGCACACCGCGCTTCGGCCGCCCGACTGGCGACTGGGATCTGATCCATGGGGAACTGGTGACCTTTACCGATCCGCTGCGCAACCTGCCGCCCATCGACCGGCTGGAAGGCTTCCGGCCCGGTGGGCACAGCATGTACCAGCGGGTGATGGTGGTTGCAGCCAGGGGCTCAATCGCCTGTGCGGTATGGACTTACACCATGTATGCGCCTCAAAACGGTCACCGGGTCACCAACGACAATCAGGCCGTTTTTTGGAGAAGTCGGCACTAA